In one Streptomyces sp. NBC_01241 genomic region, the following are encoded:
- a CDS encoding acyl-CoA dehydrogenase family protein — translation MTAFSLDPAQTAWCEELRVLAEQQLRPLAEKGDPGHVNRPLITALGESGLLDRLLNSGALDLCLLRESLARGCTEAETALALQGLGTHPVLRAGTPALRERWLPEVRAGRAVAAFALSEPGAGSDAAALALNAERAPDGWRLTGEKCWISNAPEADFYTVFARTTQGAGSRGVTAFLVPADRPGLTGTALDMLSPHPIGTLVFDGVPVTADDVLGEPDRGFRVAMDTLNLFRPSVGAFAVGMARAALDATVTHTAGRTAFGGPLKDLQAVSHQVAEMATRTEAARLLVYAAAAAYDAGEPGVPRRAAMAKLYATETAQYVVDTAVQLHGARALRRGHLLEHLYREVRAPRIYEGASEVQRTIIAKELYANREASA, via the coding sequence ATGACGGCATTCTCGCTCGATCCGGCACAAACCGCCTGGTGCGAGGAACTGAGAGTCCTTGCCGAGCAGCAATTGCGCCCCCTCGCCGAAAAGGGCGACCCGGGCCACGTCAACCGCCCCCTGATCACCGCACTCGGCGAGTCGGGTCTCCTCGACCGGCTGCTGAACTCCGGCGCCCTCGACCTCTGCCTGCTCCGCGAGTCCCTGGCCCGCGGCTGCACGGAGGCCGAGACCGCACTGGCCCTCCAGGGCCTCGGCACCCACCCCGTGCTCCGGGCGGGAACCCCGGCTCTCCGCGAGCGCTGGCTCCCCGAAGTGCGCGCCGGCCGCGCCGTCGCCGCCTTCGCACTCAGCGAACCGGGCGCGGGCTCCGACGCGGCGGCCCTCGCCCTGAACGCCGAACGCGCCCCCGACGGCTGGCGCCTGACCGGCGAGAAGTGCTGGATCTCCAACGCACCCGAGGCCGACTTCTACACCGTCTTCGCGCGTACGACCCAGGGCGCCGGATCCCGTGGCGTCACCGCGTTCCTGGTCCCCGCCGACCGCCCCGGACTGACCGGCACCGCCCTCGACATGCTCTCGCCGCACCCCATCGGAACCCTGGTCTTCGACGGTGTCCCGGTCACCGCCGACGATGTGCTCGGCGAACCGGACCGCGGCTTCCGGGTCGCCATGGACACCCTCAACCTGTTCCGCCCCAGCGTCGGCGCGTTCGCCGTCGGCATGGCCCGCGCCGCCCTCGACGCCACGGTGACGCACACCGCCGGACGCACCGCCTTCGGCGGCCCGCTGAAGGACCTTCAGGCCGTCTCCCACCAGGTCGCCGAGATGGCCACCCGTACCGAAGCCGCCCGGCTGCTGGTGTACGCGGCCGCTGCCGCGTACGACGCGGGCGAGCCCGGCGTACCGCGCCGCGCGGCCATGGCGAAGCTGTACGCCACCGAGACCGCGCAGTACGTCGTCGACACCGCCGTCCAACTGCACGGCGCCCGCGCCCTGCGCCGCGGCCACCTCCTCGAACACCTGTACAGAGAGGTCCGCGCCCCACGGATCTACGAGGGCGCCAGCGAGGTCCAGCGCACGATCATCGCCAAGGAGCTGTACGCGAACCGGGAGGCGTCCGCATGA
- a CDS encoding RidA family protein produces MSPLHRINPAELSPPTGFSHAVTAIGGQLVFLAGQTALDQDGKVVGAGLPEQFATALTNLLTALRAAGGAPADLARVTVYATDVADYRTHAGELGRIWRQLAGRDYPAMAVIGVARLWDEQALVEIDGVAVLP; encoded by the coding sequence ATGAGTCCGCTCCACCGGATCAACCCCGCCGAGCTGTCGCCGCCCACCGGCTTCTCGCACGCCGTCACCGCCATCGGCGGTCAACTGGTCTTCCTGGCCGGGCAGACCGCCCTCGACCAGGACGGCAAGGTCGTCGGCGCGGGCCTGCCCGAGCAGTTCGCGACGGCGCTCACCAACTTGCTCACCGCGCTGCGTGCGGCGGGCGGCGCCCCGGCGGACCTGGCCCGGGTCACCGTGTACGCCACCGATGTGGCCGACTACCGCACCCATGCCGGGGAACTGGGCCGGATCTGGCGGCAGTTGGCGGGCCGCGACTATCCGGCCATGGCGGTCATCGGGGTGGCGAGGCTCTGGGACGAGCAGGCACTGGTCGAGATCGACGGGGTGGCGGTGCTGCCGTGA
- a CDS encoding FAD-dependent monooxygenase, whose product MASPLRVLVHGGGIGGLTLATALARRGHTVEVAELRDELEALGVGIIQPSNALHVMREIGVLDDCLKAGFEWEILTIADPAGNTLAEIPQPRMDDVPSNNGIPRPALAQILNAAAVAAGAVIRFGTTITELADDGSGVDVTLSDGSTGRWDLVVGFDGIGSPLRTRLYGDRYVPEYTGFANWRVTVDRRPRVRGVVMGTAGRAAKALLTPITEELMYLGAVFAESEDFRPDPERAHEQLTERLAMFSGPVAEALATVTDPAAVVYSRISQVTVDEPWHVGRVVLAGDAAHASTPHIAQGAAMAVEDALVLAESLDTEADVAAALEAWEARRRPRAMWVQAMSRAVLKQETGSETTPEEDELLKIGIPGAAHVLVKPY is encoded by the coding sequence ATGGCATCACCCCTGCGCGTCCTGGTTCACGGCGGCGGCATCGGCGGGCTCACCCTCGCCACCGCGCTGGCCCGGCGCGGCCACACCGTCGAGGTCGCCGAGCTCCGCGACGAGCTGGAAGCGCTCGGCGTCGGCATCATCCAGCCGTCCAACGCCCTCCACGTCATGCGGGAGATCGGGGTGCTCGACGACTGCCTCAAGGCAGGCTTCGAGTGGGAGATCCTGACCATCGCCGACCCGGCCGGCAACACGCTCGCCGAGATTCCGCAGCCGAGGATGGACGACGTCCCCTCGAACAACGGTATCCCGCGCCCCGCCCTCGCTCAGATACTGAACGCCGCCGCCGTGGCCGCCGGGGCCGTGATCCGCTTCGGCACCACCATCACGGAGCTGGCCGACGACGGCTCCGGCGTGGACGTCACCCTCTCCGACGGCTCCACCGGGCGCTGGGACCTGGTGGTCGGCTTCGACGGCATCGGTTCGCCGCTGCGCACCCGGCTGTACGGGGACCGTTACGTCCCCGAGTACACCGGGTTCGCCAACTGGCGGGTGACAGTGGACCGCCGGCCCCGGGTGCGGGGTGTGGTGATGGGCACCGCGGGCCGGGCCGCGAAGGCGCTGCTCACCCCGATCACCGAGGAACTGATGTACCTGGGAGCGGTGTTCGCCGAGTCCGAGGACTTCCGGCCGGACCCGGAGCGGGCCCACGAGCAGCTCACGGAGCGGCTGGCGATGTTCTCCGGGCCGGTCGCCGAGGCGCTCGCCACCGTCACCGACCCGGCCGCGGTGGTGTACTCGCGGATCTCCCAGGTGACGGTCGACGAGCCGTGGCACGTCGGCCGGGTGGTGCTGGCGGGTGACGCCGCGCACGCCTCCACCCCGCACATCGCGCAGGGTGCGGCGATGGCCGTCGAGGACGCGCTGGTGCTCGCCGAGTCGCTGGACACCGAGGCCGATGTGGCAGCGGCCCTCGAAGCGTGGGAGGCGCGCCGCCGCCCCCGGGCCATGTGGGTGCAGGCCATGTCGCGTGCGGTGCTCAAGCAGGAGACCGGCAGCGAGACCACGCCCGAGGAGGACGAGCTGCTGAAGATCGGCATTCCGGGCGCGGCGCATGTGCTGGTGAAGCCGTACTGA
- a CDS encoding GTP-binding protein, with product MTSSQAAPAAVKILVAGGFGVGKTTLVGAVSEVAPLRTEEYLTKASIGVDDLAGVGGKDTTTVALDFGRITVSSEVVVYLFGTPGQERFWFMWNDLVNGALGGVVIADTRRLETSFASIDFYESRDIPFVVAINCFHGHNTRTPDEIRAALDLDPHVPMLIGDVRERPFGRDVLLALVDHLMGVPVVAG from the coding sequence ATGACAAGCAGTCAGGCGGCCCCCGCCGCCGTCAAGATCCTCGTCGCCGGCGGTTTCGGCGTCGGCAAGACCACCCTGGTGGGAGCAGTCAGCGAAGTCGCCCCGCTGCGCACCGAGGAGTACCTGACCAAGGCCAGCATCGGTGTCGACGACCTGGCCGGGGTCGGCGGGAAGGACACGACCACCGTGGCCCTGGACTTCGGGCGGATCACGGTCAGTTCCGAGGTGGTGGTCTACCTCTTCGGCACCCCCGGCCAGGAACGCTTCTGGTTCATGTGGAACGACCTGGTCAACGGGGCGCTCGGCGGTGTAGTGATCGCCGACACCCGCAGGCTGGAGACCAGTTTCGCGTCGATCGACTTCTACGAGAGCCGGGACATCCCGTTCGTGGTCGCGATCAACTGCTTCCACGGTCACAACACCCGTACACCGGACGAGATCAGAGCAGCTCTCGACCTCGATCCGCACGTCCCGATGCTGATCGGCGACGTGCGCGAGCGGCCGTTCGGCCGGGACGTGCTGCTGGCCCTGGTGGACCACCTGATGGGCGTGCCCGTCGTGGCCGGCTGA
- a CDS encoding DUF742 domain-containing protein, whose amino-acid sequence MVRPYTITRGRTAPERDDLTLITVLTTAQDPRDEHGAPILPGRLQPEHRLILAHCRRPSAVAEVASGLGLPVSVTKILLADLVAQGLLLARAPLSVARAAGGARMDLLATVRDGLRRL is encoded by the coding sequence ATGGTGCGCCCGTACACCATCACCCGGGGCCGGACCGCTCCCGAGCGGGACGACTTGACCCTCATCACGGTGCTGACGACCGCGCAGGACCCGCGGGACGAGCACGGTGCGCCGATCCTGCCGGGAAGGCTCCAGCCGGAGCACCGGCTGATCCTCGCGCACTGCCGCCGCCCGTCCGCGGTCGCCGAGGTCGCGTCCGGCCTCGGCCTCCCGGTGTCGGTGACCAAGATCCTGCTGGCCGACCTCGTCGCCCAGGGCCTCCTGCTGGCCCGTGCCCCGCTCTCGGTGGCGCGGGCGGCCGGCGGGGCCCGGATGGACCTGCTGGCCACCGTTCGTGACGGACTCCGGAGACTCTGA
- a CDS encoding roadblock/LC7 domain-containing protein: protein MTRTTATHQDLDWLLDGLVDSVAETRNAVLLSDDGLVVSHSRTIDRADAERLAAICTGQQSLARGVGQLFDGGGVHQVIVELADLWLFIISAAQGTHLAVIASQEVDAEIMSLAMHNLVQQVGQKLGTPARGEFDAFGSGNGQRA from the coding sequence ATGACACGCACAACCGCCACTCACCAGGATCTCGACTGGCTGCTCGACGGTCTGGTGGACTCGGTGGCCGAGACCCGGAACGCCGTGCTGCTCTCCGACGACGGTCTGGTGGTGAGCCACTCGCGCACCATCGACCGTGCCGACGCCGAGCGGCTGGCCGCCATCTGCACCGGTCAGCAGAGCCTGGCCCGCGGCGTCGGGCAGCTCTTCGACGGCGGCGGCGTCCACCAGGTGATCGTCGAACTCGCCGACCTCTGGCTCTTCATCATCTCGGCCGCCCAGGGCACCCACCTGGCCGTGATCGCCTCCCAGGAGGTGGACGCCGAGATCATGTCACTCGCCATGCACAACCTCGTCCAGCAGGTCGGCCAGAAGCTCGGCACCCCGGCCCGCGGTGAGTTCGACGCCTTCGGATCCGGGAACGGGCAGCGCGCGTGA
- a CDS encoding nitrate- and nitrite sensing domain-containing protein, producing MSLRTALLVLAIVPGVALAALWAVTSGQMLLDFQRQAAQGQLAQKAGQPSNIVYYNLQEERRLSAEALARHKGSTDALEQQRKKTDEAIKSFQSLSDVATGDAPAEVRAAVATAREAINRLPAQRTLVDEGGNDQQKVVYGYYTDLIAVDLELFTALSHVDNGRITTLSQPLVDLFWTKEMISRSDALLARGWSEGKLSSEDLRQVREAVSGQSLQYSTKVVPYLPSDEKAMWEEITRSPAWQTKTRVENEVLRPAGADAAGFVEVGAEEKTWRAAMDELSPRIEKLLEHRTALVVEEGKGSVMSLLFKMVLTTVVGLVAVIAVIWTTWRLTRNLRRRIGRLQERAEELEKALPDVVERLGKGERIDVEAEARAIERDDKGDKGDELTQLGDALNLARTSALAAAVKQADQHRGFERLLQRIARRTQQLIGQQLKKLDELERKHEDPEVLDGLFDLDHLTARLRRYEENLVILAGGSPHRRWRKPVPLLDVMRSAQGEVQDYQRVVLDLDGSPWLSERAVGPVSHVLAELMENALSFSRPPSPVEVRAAKVSRGLAIEVEDRGLGMEEDQLAAANELMVRPPRMDVLAHSDDIRLGLYVIARLADQHGLRVEFRSSPYGGTRVVVLVPDELTVSEPQSGPVGVPSSAPAPAAPAAAQAPGDALPTRVQGQALAGVTALNAAGAPYATPEQPYAAPENPVPAQDEPYGAPTDPYNASPAPASPTASRTAHETPYNAAEQPYMTAAGQYPVDQPPYPMPQETYAMPEEPYPAPQQPYAAPYPSGAGTDRPRLPIPGPRQSGPDVARPAQLPVSVPDHPAPPEPDALRPESGSGRPALPAPGAEPPLPRRVRQASLADELRIAPAARPAAATPPGPSENSQPRPAPRRAGAAIGAFQRRSRAARAIDGTTTQPAPPATPLPTREERS from the coding sequence ATGTCGTTGCGGACGGCCCTGCTCGTACTGGCCATCGTCCCCGGCGTAGCCCTGGCCGCCCTCTGGGCCGTCACCAGCGGCCAGATGCTGCTGGACTTCCAACGCCAGGCAGCCCAGGGGCAGTTGGCCCAGAAGGCGGGCCAGCCGTCCAACATCGTCTATTACAACCTGCAGGAGGAGCGCCGGCTCAGCGCCGAGGCGCTCGCCCGGCACAAGGGCTCGACCGATGCGCTGGAGCAGCAGCGCAAGAAGACCGACGAGGCGATCAAAAGCTTTCAGTCGCTCTCCGACGTGGCGACCGGCGACGCCCCCGCCGAGGTCCGCGCCGCGGTCGCCACGGCCCGTGAGGCGATCAACCGACTGCCCGCCCAGCGCACCCTCGTGGACGAGGGCGGCAACGATCAGCAGAAAGTCGTGTACGGCTACTACACGGACCTGATCGCGGTCGACCTCGAACTCTTCACCGCGCTCAGCCATGTCGACAACGGCCGGATCACCACGCTCTCGCAGCCGCTCGTCGACCTGTTCTGGACCAAGGAGATGATCTCCCGTTCGGACGCGCTGCTGGCACGCGGCTGGTCCGAGGGGAAGCTGAGCAGCGAGGACCTGCGACAGGTCCGGGAGGCCGTGTCCGGCCAGTCGCTCCAGTACTCCACCAAGGTCGTCCCCTATCTGCCGTCGGACGAGAAGGCCATGTGGGAGGAGATCACCCGCAGTCCGGCCTGGCAGACCAAGACGCGGGTGGAGAACGAGGTGCTGCGGCCGGCCGGTGCCGACGCCGCCGGGTTCGTCGAGGTCGGCGCCGAGGAGAAGACCTGGCGCGCCGCGATGGACGAGCTCTCTCCGCGGATCGAGAAGCTGCTGGAACACCGCACCGCCCTCGTGGTCGAGGAGGGCAAGGGCAGTGTGATGTCACTGCTGTTCAAGATGGTGCTGACCACGGTGGTCGGTCTGGTGGCCGTGATCGCGGTCATCTGGACCACCTGGCGCCTCACCCGTAACCTCCGCCGCCGCATCGGCAGGCTGCAGGAGCGGGCCGAGGAGCTGGAAAAGGCGCTGCCCGACGTCGTCGAGCGGCTGGGCAAGGGCGAGCGCATCGATGTCGAGGCCGAGGCCCGCGCCATCGAGCGCGATGACAAGGGCGACAAGGGCGACGAGCTGACCCAGCTCGGCGACGCGCTCAACCTGGCACGCACCAGTGCGCTGGCCGCGGCCGTCAAACAGGCCGATCAGCACCGCGGATTCGAGCGGCTGCTCCAGCGCATCGCGCGCCGCACCCAGCAGTTGATCGGCCAGCAGCTGAAGAAGCTGGACGAGCTGGAGCGCAAGCACGAGGACCCCGAGGTGCTGGACGGCCTCTTCGACCTCGACCACCTCACCGCCCGGCTGCGGCGGTACGAGGAGAACCTGGTGATCCTCGCGGGCGGCTCCCCGCACCGGCGCTGGCGCAAGCCGGTTCCGCTGCTGGACGTGATGCGTTCCGCCCAGGGCGAGGTGCAGGACTACCAGCGTGTGGTGCTGGACCTGGACGGCAGCCCCTGGCTGTCGGAGCGGGCCGTCGGACCGGTCTCGCACGTGCTGGCCGAGCTCATGGAGAACGCGCTCAGCTTCTCCCGGCCGCCCTCCCCGGTCGAGGTCAGAGCCGCCAAGGTGAGCCGCGGTCTGGCCATCGAGGTCGAGGACCGGGGCCTGGGGATGGAGGAGGACCAGCTGGCCGCGGCCAACGAGCTGATGGTCCGGCCGCCCCGGATGGACGTGCTCGCCCACTCCGACGACATCCGGCTCGGTCTGTACGTGATCGCACGGCTCGCGGACCAGCACGGTCTGCGGGTGGAGTTCCGTTCCTCGCCGTACGGCGGTACGCGGGTGGTCGTGCTCGTCCCCGACGAGCTCACCGTCTCCGAGCCGCAGTCCGGCCCGGTCGGCGTGCCCTCCTCCGCTCCCGCACCCGCCGCCCCCGCGGCGGCCCAAGCACCGGGTGACGCGCTGCCGACCCGCGTCCAGGGTCAGGCACTGGCCGGAGTCACCGCGCTGAACGCGGCGGGCGCGCCCTACGCCACCCCGGAGCAGCCGTACGCGGCGCCGGAGAACCCGGTCCCGGCGCAGGACGAGCCGTACGGGGCGCCCACCGACCCGTACAACGCATCGCCCGCACCTGCTTCGCCCACCGCGTCCCGCACGGCACACGAGACCCCGTACAACGCGGCCGAACAGCCGTACATGACGGCGGCCGGCCAGTACCCCGTGGACCAGCCGCCGTACCCGATGCCGCAGGAGACGTACGCGATGCCCGAGGAGCCGTACCCGGCTCCCCAGCAGCCGTACGCCGCTCCGTACCCCTCGGGCGCCGGGACGGACCGTCCCCGCCTCCCGATCCCCGGGCCCCGGCAGTCCGGGCCGGACGTCGCCCGCCCCGCGCAGCTGCCGGTGTCCGTGCCCGACCATCCGGCGCCGCCGGAGCCGGACGCCCTGCGCCCGGAGAGCGGGTCCGGGCGGCCCGCCCTTCCCGCGCCCGGTGCGGAGCCACCGCTGCCGCGCCGGGTACGACAGGCCAGCCTGGCGGACGAGCTGCGGATCGCCCCGGCCGCCCGGCCCGCCGCGGCCACGCCGCCGGGCCCGTCCGAGAACTCACAGCCGCGACCGGCCCCCCGCCGGGCCGGAGCGGCGATCGGAGCGTTCCAGCGCCGCTCCCGCGCGGCCCGCGCGATCGACGGGACGACGACGCAGCCCGCTCCACCCGCAACCCCCCTCCCCACGAGAGAAGAACGGTCATGA
- a CDS encoding Na+/H+ antiporter subunit A — MTALIVCHFVLAACARPLVRALGTRAFVVLALPPAAATVWAATQWNTAASGGSVTWSWRWMPAYDVTVDLRLDALAELMVLLAAGIGTLVLLYCASYFTDGTPQLAGFAGNLLAFAGAMLALVLADDLISLYVFWELTTVFSYLLIGYDSEQKHSRRCALQALTVTTLGGLAMFVGFLMIGQSAGTYRISAILADPPPTSLAVSVAVVLILCGALSKSAIWPFSLWLPNAMAAPTPVSAYLHAAAMVKAGVYLVARLAPGFADVPVWRPVVIVLGAATMLLGGWRALRLNDLKLVLAYGTVSQLGFLTLLAGVGNRDTALAAAVMILGHALFKAPLFLVTGIVDHAAGTRDLRRLSGVGRTLPHVCAVAMLAAASMAALPPLLGFAAKEAAFEALLHGDTADRWALGVTVAGSALTVAYTVRFVWGAFARKPGVEDTPVHQVGPWFLAPPAVLAVCGLVLGPGVGWTDRLLGAYADAFPPSAHPYHLALWHGFGTALLLSAAALAGGVLLFAARTTVTRLSRRIAWPTADSVFGHLLLGLDRLSLQLTGFVQRGSLSMYLATTLLVMLAGQLTVLGVDRPWHGAAAPKIWDFPLQGAVAVLTCAAALLCLTVSRRMKAVVLAGLTGYGAALLFVVQGGPDLALTQFCVETVSMIVFVLVLRRMPVHFQESVGSWRRAVRIPVALAAAATLGVVVWVAAAARTAKPAGAAMVEETAHHGLKDVVATILVDLRAWDTMGESAVLAAAAIGVTSLIYLHRHAEGPSLREEARGRTAWSLTAPEMTGLPHGDEGAPERGWLAAGSTLAPEHRSIVFEVVARLLFHPVLVLSLYLLFCAENMPGGGFVGGLVGGLALITRYLAGGRFELAEAAPLQPGLFTGLGLFISTSVALLGLTEGTVLDAWTHHGRLPLIGAYHLGTPVLFDFGVYLLVLGVVLDIVRALGAKIDRQIERAAFERAAAARTGTPPGAAPGTGGPTG; from the coding sequence ATGACCGCGCTCATCGTCTGCCACTTCGTCCTGGCCGCCTGCGCGCGACCGCTGGTACGAGCGCTGGGCACGCGCGCCTTCGTCGTGCTGGCGCTGCCACCGGCCGCCGCCACCGTGTGGGCGGCCACGCAGTGGAACACCGCCGCCTCCGGCGGCTCGGTCACCTGGTCGTGGCGGTGGATGCCGGCGTACGACGTCACCGTCGATCTGAGGCTCGACGCGCTCGCTGAGCTCATGGTGCTGCTCGCGGCCGGAATCGGCACGCTCGTCCTGCTCTACTGCGCCTCGTACTTCACCGACGGAACCCCACAACTGGCCGGCTTCGCCGGGAACCTCCTTGCGTTCGCGGGTGCCATGCTCGCCCTGGTCCTCGCCGACGACCTGATCTCGCTCTATGTGTTCTGGGAGCTGACCACGGTCTTCTCGTACCTGCTGATCGGGTACGACAGCGAGCAGAAACACAGCCGTCGCTGCGCGCTCCAGGCGCTCACCGTGACCACACTCGGTGGCCTCGCGATGTTCGTCGGCTTCCTGATGATCGGTCAGTCGGCGGGCACGTACCGGATCTCCGCCATCCTCGCCGACCCGCCCCCGACGAGCCTCGCCGTCTCGGTCGCCGTGGTGCTGATCCTGTGCGGGGCGCTGTCGAAGTCGGCGATCTGGCCGTTCAGTCTCTGGCTGCCGAACGCCATGGCCGCACCCACCCCCGTCAGCGCCTATCTGCACGCCGCCGCGATGGTGAAGGCCGGTGTCTACCTGGTTGCCCGGCTCGCCCCCGGTTTCGCCGACGTGCCGGTCTGGCGGCCCGTCGTGATCGTCCTCGGGGCCGCGACCATGCTGCTCGGCGGCTGGCGGGCGCTGCGCCTGAACGACCTGAAGCTCGTCCTCGCCTACGGCACCGTCAGCCAGCTCGGCTTCCTCACCCTGCTCGCCGGGGTCGGCAACCGGGACACGGCGCTGGCCGCCGCCGTCATGATCCTGGGCCACGCCCTGTTCAAGGCGCCGCTGTTCCTCGTCACCGGCATCGTCGACCACGCGGCCGGCACCCGTGACCTGCGCAGACTCTCCGGCGTCGGACGGACGCTGCCGCACGTCTGCGCGGTCGCGATGCTCGCTGCCGCGTCCATGGCGGCCCTGCCCCCGCTGCTCGGCTTCGCCGCGAAGGAGGCCGCGTTCGAGGCGCTGCTGCACGGTGACACCGCCGACCGCTGGGCACTGGGCGTCACGGTGGCGGGCTCGGCGCTGACCGTCGCGTACACCGTGCGGTTCGTCTGGGGCGCCTTCGCCCGTAAGCCCGGGGTCGAGGACACCCCGGTACACCAGGTCGGCCCGTGGTTCCTCGCGCCGCCCGCCGTGCTCGCGGTCTGCGGGCTGGTGCTCGGACCCGGCGTCGGCTGGACGGACCGGCTGCTCGGCGCGTACGCGGACGCGTTCCCCCCGTCCGCGCATCCCTACCACCTCGCGCTCTGGCACGGATTCGGGACCGCCCTGCTGCTCTCGGCCGCCGCTCTGGCGGGCGGCGTGCTGCTCTTCGCCGCCCGCACCACCGTCACCCGGCTGTCCCGCCGGATCGCCTGGCCCACCGCCGACAGCGTCTTCGGACATCTGCTGCTCGGCCTGGACCGGCTCTCCCTCCAGCTCACCGGCTTCGTCCAGCGCGGCTCGCTCTCCATGTACCTCGCCACCACCCTGCTCGTGATGCTGGCCGGCCAGCTCACCGTCCTCGGCGTGGACAGACCCTGGCACGGGGCGGCCGCCCCGAAGATCTGGGACTTTCCGCTGCAGGGCGCCGTCGCCGTGCTGACCTGCGCGGCCGCCCTGCTCTGTCTCACCGTCAGCCGGCGGATGAAGGCCGTGGTCCTGGCCGGGCTGACCGGATACGGCGCCGCACTGCTCTTCGTCGTCCAGGGCGGCCCGGACCTGGCGCTCACCCAGTTCTGCGTCGAGACCGTGTCGATGATCGTGTTCGTGCTGGTGCTGCGGCGGATGCCGGTGCACTTCCAGGAGTCGGTCGGCAGCTGGCGGCGTGCCGTACGCATTCCGGTCGCGCTGGCCGCGGCGGCGACGCTCGGCGTGGTGGTGTGGGTCGCGGCGGCCGCGCGTACGGCGAAACCGGCGGGCGCGGCCATGGTGGAGGAGACCGCCCACCACGGGCTCAAGGACGTCGTGGCCACCATCCTGGTGGACCTGCGCGCCTGGGACACCATGGGGGAGTCCGCCGTGCTCGCCGCGGCGGCGATCGGTGTGACGAGCCTGATCTATCTGCACCGCCACGCCGAGGGCCCGTCGCTGCGGGAAGAGGCGCGGGGACGTACCGCCTGGTCACTGACGGCCCCCGAGATGACGGGGCTTCCGCACGGAGACGAAGGGGCACCGGAGCGCGGCTGGCTCGCGGCCGGGTCCACACTCGCCCCCGAGCACCGCTCGATCGTCTTCGAGGTCGTGGCCCGGCTGCTGTTCCACCCGGTCCTGGTGCTCTCGCTGTACCTGCTGTTCTGCGCCGAGAACATGCCGGGCGGCGGCTTCGTCGGCGGGCTCGTCGGCGGGCTCGCCCTGATCACCCGTTACCTGGCGGGCGGCCGCTTCGAACTCGCCGAGGCCGCACCCCTGCAACCCGGACTCTTCACCGGCCTGGGGCTGTTCATCTCCACGAGTGTCGCCCTGCTCGGCCTCACCGAGGGAACGGTCCTGGACGCCTGGACCCACCACGGCCGGCTGC